In the Ostrinia nubilalis chromosome 7, ilOstNubi1.1, whole genome shotgun sequence genome, one interval contains:
- the LOC135073377 gene encoding membrane-associated progesterone receptor component 1-like: MAETEQTIGFWDELTSPINLVLVAVIVYLIYKIIQSKFESEVELPPPPKPLPKIRKDLTVAELKKYDGTQADGRVLLAVNGVIFDVTRGKRFYGPGGPYSAFAGKDATRGLATGEVAASDKEYDDVSDLKDEELASAKEWEEQFREKYDIVGRLLKPGEEPKKYSDDESEDKKSQ; this comes from the exons ATGGCAGAGACAGAGCAGACCATCGGGTTTTGGGACGAGTTGACCAGTCCCATCAACCTAGTTTTAGTTGCAGTTATAGTGTACCTTATTTACAAGATCATACAGTCGAAATTCGAGTCGGAGGTTGAGCTCCCACCACCACCAAAACCGCTGCCAAAGATACGAAAGGACTTAACAGTCGCCGAGTTGAAGAAATACGATGGCACCCAGGCTGATGGAAGAGTTTTGCTGGCTGTGAATGGTGTCATTTTTGATGTCACAAGAGGAAAGAGATTCTATGGTCCTG GTGGTCCCTACTCCGCATTCGCTGGTAAGGATGCCACTAGAGGGCTAGCCACGGGAGAAGTGGCAGCGTCAGACAAAGAGTACGATGACGTCAGCGACCTCAAGGATGAAGAGCTTGCATCAGCCAAAGAGTGGGAAGAACAATTCAGAG AAAAATATGACATCGTTGGCCGCCTCCTTAAGCCGGGTGAAGAGCCGAAAAAGTATAGTGATGACGAGAGCGAAGACAAGAAAAGCCAGTGA